In one Tripterygium wilfordii isolate XIE 37 chromosome 22, ASM1340144v1, whole genome shotgun sequence genomic region, the following are encoded:
- the LOC119991358 gene encoding serine/threonine-protein kinase OXI1-like, whose amino-acid sequence MNDNEEPKFNFHELKLERVKVISVLGRGAKGVVFLVKDDETEEFWAMKAISRDFVEKKIHDGSEYRRVCFEQSVLSSFDHPLLPRLRGVFVTDKIVGYAIDYCPGRDLNYLKNKQSERTFADDLIRFYAAEMVLALEYLHNQGIVYRDLKPENIMIQENGHIMLVDFDLSTKLSSKSRRSSPNHICVNTTPDSPTQKHLLFRCNSVISPGDSTSCSGCSSSYSARTDSDSTEKSNSFVGTEEYVAPEIVSGNGHDFAVDWWSLGVVLYEMLYGTTPFKSSNRNDTFCRILKKQPDLVGEATPLRDLIRKLLEKDPNQRIGLDGIKAHDFFRGVDWDSVLQISRPPYIPLNEEQCGDTNGINKIDVELFVQDVFAFSAVEKTNVNDNITDNHTKETFLVF is encoded by the exons ATGAACGACAACGAAGAACCAAAATTCAACTTTCATGAGCTGAAGCTTGAGCGCGTGAAGGTCATCTCGGTGCTTGGTCGCGGAGCCAAAGGCGTGGTGTTTCTAGTCAAAGATGACGAGACGGAGGAGTTCTGGGCTATGAAGGCGATATCGAGAGATTTTGTCGAGAAAAAGATTCATGACGGGAGTGAGTATCGAAGAGTCTGCTTTGAACAGAGCGTTTTGAGCAGTTTTGATCATCCGCTTTTGCCGAGACTACGCGGAGTTTTCGTTACAGATAAGATCGTTGGTTACGCCATTGATTATTGTCCAGGTCGTGATCTCAATTACTTGAAAAATAAACAGAGCGAGAGAACGTTCGCTGATGATCTTATAag ATTTTACGCGGCTGAAATGGTTCTTGCGTTGGAGTATCTGCATAATCAAGGGATCGTGTACAGAGACTTGAAGCCCGAAAATATTATGATTCAAGAGAATGGACATATAATGCTTGTAGATTTCGATCTATCCACCAAACTCTCTTCCAAATCACGACGAAGCTCTCCGAATCACATCTGCGTCAATACGACACCTGACTCGCCGACTCAAAAGCATTTACTCTTCCGTTGCAACTCGGTCATCTCGCCCGGTGACTCAACCTCTTGCTCCGGATGTAGTTCCAGTTACTCGGCGCGGACGGACTCGGACTCGACTGAGAAATCGAACTCGTTCGTTGGAACAGAAGAGTACGTAGCTCCGGAGATAGTTTCAGGCAACGGCCACGATTTCGCCGTTGATTGGTGGTCGCTAGGGGTTGTATTATACGAAATGCTGTACGGGACGACGCCGTTTAAGAGTTCCAATAGGAACGACACGTTCTGTAGAATCTTGAAGAAACAGCCTGACCTAGTCGGTGAAGCGACGCCGTTGAGAGACCTGATTCGAAAGTTACTGGAAAAGGATCCGAACCAGAGAATCGGACTTGACGGAATCAAAGCTCACGATTTCTTCAGAGGAGTTGATTGGGATTCTGTGTTACAGATCTCCAGACCACCGTATATTCCTTTGAACGAAGAACAGTGCGGGGATACGAACGGAATTAACAAGATAGATGTGGAGTTATTTGTCCAAGACGTGTTCGCGTTTAGTGCGGTGGAAAAGACTAACGTTAATGACAACATTACTGATAATCACACCAAAGAGACTTTTTTGGTTTTCTAA
- the LOC119991359 gene encoding U-box domain-containing protein 9, which produces MAKTGVFDSDPTVMEKVAELKKELMKLVNSIVQNENCSIETIDQAQDTLNALKELQLSKKSISLKLKDCPLEFRCPISKELMKDPVVVATGQTYDRPFIQNWLKAGNRTCPRTKQVLSHTVLTANNVMRELITKWCKSQGIELADPVQYINELGVTEDDRERFLSLLKSMSSTISEQKEAAKELRSLTKKMPSFRALFGESVDAIPQLLSPLNQIESHPDLQEDVITTLLNLSIHDNNKKLVAETPEVITLVMEALKSGTVETRSNAAAALFTLSALDSNKVLIGKSGALKPLIDLIEEGHPLAMNDVASAIFSLCLIHENKARAAHDGAVRVIVKKIIDGVYVDELLAILAMLSSHRRAVEEMGELGAVPALLRIIRQSTCGRIKENSIAILYTICFNDRTKWKEIREEEKENATISKLARDGTSRAKRKASGILERLSRAVNLTHTA; this is translated from the exons ATGGCTAAAACCGGCGTCTTCGATTCGGATCCGACGGTCATGGAAAAGGTAGCGGAATTGAAGAAGGAATTGATGAAACTGGTGAATTCAATAGTTCAAAACGAGAATTGCAGTATCGAAACCATCGATCAAGCGCAGGATACACTTAATGCTCTCAAGGAACTCCAGTTGAGCAAGAAATCGATTTCTTTGAAGTTAAAAGACTGTCCACTGGAGTTCAGGTGCCCGATTTCTAAAGAATTGATGAAAGATCCCGTTGTTGTCGCTACTGGACAG ACTTATGACAGACCCTTTATCCAGAATTGGCTGAAAGCAGGCAATAGGACATGCCCTCGAACTAAACAAGTGTTGTCACACACAGTACTTACTGCTAATAACGTAATGAGGGAATTGATAACAAAATGGTGTAAGAGCCAAGGGATAGAATTGGCAGACCCTGTTCAATATATTAACGAATTAGGAGTCACGGAAGATGATCGTGAACGATTTCTTTCTCTGCTTAAGAGTATGTCCTCAACTATTTCTGAACAAAAGGAAGCTGCAAAGGAGCTCCGATCATTGACAAAGAAGATGCCATCATTCCGGGCACTTTTTGGTGAGTCTGTTGATGCCATTCCTCAGTTGCTTAGCCCACTCAATCAAATCGAGTCTCATCCTGATCTCCAAGAAGACGTGATCACTACACTGTTAAATCTTTCTATTCATGACAACAATAAGAAGCTTGTTGCTGAAACTCCAGAGGTTATTACACTTGTTATGGAAGCTTTAAAATCAGGAACCGTTGAGACAAGGAGTAATGCAGCAGCAGCGCTTTTCACATTGTCTGCTCTCGACTCCAATAAGGTTCTTATTGGTAAATCAGGTGCTTTAAAACCTCTCATTGACCTTATAGAAGAGGGGCATCCATTGGCAATGAATGATGTCGCTTCTGCAATTTTTAGCCTGTGTCTTATACATGAAAACAAGGCAAGAGCTGCGCATGATGGTGCAGTGAGGGTCATAGTGAAGAAGATTATTGACGGTGTGTATGTTGATGAGTTGCTAGCTATTCTCGCAATGCTTTCTAGTCATAGAAGGGCTGTTGAAGAAATGGGAGAGCTTGGAGCTGTGCCTGCCTTGCTTAGAATCATTAGGCAGAGCACTTGTGGACGGATTAAGGAGAACTCCATTGCAATCCTCTACACTATTTGCTTCAACGATCGAACCAAGTGGAAGGAAATTagggaagaggagaaagaaaatgcAACTATCTCTAAACTTGCTCGAGATGGAACTTCAAGGGCCAAAAGGAAAGCTAGTGGTATTCTTGAGAGACTTAGCCGGGCTGTCAATCTTACACACACAGCTTAA